A genome region from Halorussus pelagicus includes the following:
- the aroC gene encoding chorismate synthase, protein MNGNSFGRLFQVTTFGESHGEAMGVTVSGCPAGLELDEDDVQADLDRRKPGQSMITTSRGEPDHVSIKSGLQDGYTTGTPIGMVIDNKDARSEKYEPFVTAPRPSHGDFTYSAKFGTRNWGGGGRSSARETVNWVAAGAIAKKILAREGIELKAHVNQIGDIEAPEVSFEEMLEHSEDNEVRCAHPETAERMRERIDEYQQEGDSIGGSIYFEARGVPRGLGAPRFDSVQARLGQAMMSVPAATAFEFGLGREAREYTGLERNDEWEFEDPDNPEESDPVPVENDHGGLQGGITTGEPVYGEVTLHAPTSIPKSQTTVDWETGEQKEEQVIGRHDPVLPPRGVPVVESMLALTLVDFMLLGGRINPDRVDDRPGEYDTDYHPSGPQNE, encoded by the coding sequence ATGAACGGAAACAGCTTCGGACGCCTCTTCCAAGTGACCACCTTTGGCGAGAGTCACGGCGAGGCGATGGGCGTCACCGTCTCCGGTTGTCCGGCCGGACTGGAACTCGACGAGGACGACGTACAGGCCGACCTTGACCGCCGCAAGCCCGGCCAGTCGATGATAACGACGAGTCGCGGCGAACCCGACCACGTCTCCATCAAGTCGGGGCTACAGGACGGCTACACCACGGGCACGCCAATCGGGATGGTCATCGACAACAAGGACGCCCGCTCCGAGAAGTACGAACCCTTCGTCACTGCGCCCCGACCCTCCCACGGCGACTTCACCTACTCCGCGAAGTTCGGCACGCGCAACTGGGGCGGCGGCGGCCGGTCGTCGGCCCGCGAGACGGTCAACTGGGTCGCGGCCGGAGCCATCGCCAAGAAGATTCTCGCCCGAGAAGGAATCGAACTCAAGGCCCACGTCAATCAGATCGGCGACATCGAGGCCCCGGAAGTCTCCTTCGAGGAGATGCTGGAACACAGCGAGGACAACGAGGTCCGGTGTGCCCACCCCGAGACCGCCGAGCGAATGCGCGAGCGAATCGACGAGTACCAGCAGGAAGGCGACTCCATCGGCGGATCCATCTACTTCGAGGCCCGCGGCGTCCCGCGGGGACTCGGCGCGCCCCGATTCGACTCGGTGCAGGCCCGACTCGGACAGGCGATGATGAGCGTCCCCGCCGCGACGGCCTTCGAGTTCGGACTCGGCCGCGAGGCCCGCGAGTACACCGGACTGGAGCGAAACGACGAGTGGGAGTTCGAGGACCCCGACAATCCCGAGGAGAGCGACCCCGTACCGGTCGAAAACGACCACGGCGGGCTACAGGGCGGCATCACCACGGGCGAACCCGTCTACGGCGAGGTCACGCTCCACGCGCCCACGTCGATTCCGAAGTCCCAGACCACCGTGGACTGGGAGACGGGCGAACAGAAAGAAGAACAGGTCATCGGCCGCCACGACCCGGTGCTTCCGCCGCGGGGCGTCCCCGTCGTGGAGTCGATGCTCGCGCTGACGCTCGTGGACTTCATGCTGTTGGGCGGGCGCATCAACCCCGACCGCGTGGACGACCGGCCGGGCGAGTACGACACGGACTACCACCCGAGCGGTCCGCAGAACGAGTAG
- the aroA gene encoding 3-phosphoshikimate 1-carboxyvinyltransferase gives MDVEIDPSTLSGSARAPSSKSYTHRAILAAGYSGGALVYDPLVSADTKATMRAVDAFGGDVTRESDHLNVDGFDGRPEVPGDVIDCANSGTTMRLVTAAAALADGGTVLTGDSSLRSRPHGPLLRAVEELGGSARSTRGNGQAPLVVDGPISGGTVSMPGDVSSQFVTALLMAGAVTEEGVEVELETELKSAPYVDITLELLDEFGIEAGKRQVDGGGVYHVEGGQFYEPADGEYHVPGDFSSISYLLAVGAIAAEEDGEVRVRGAYPSAQGDSKIVGILGRMGADVDWNRDDGVATVERSALSGVEVDVGDTPDLLPTIAALGAVAEGETRIVNCEHVRYKETDRVSAMAEELEKLGVETEETEETLTIRGGESELTGAQLDGRGDHRIVMSLAVAALAADGPTTISGGEHVDVSFPDFFEVLYDLGATVNR, from the coding sequence ATGGACGTAGAGATAGACCCATCGACGCTCTCGGGGTCGGCGCGCGCGCCCTCCTCGAAGAGCTACACCCATCGGGCGATTCTGGCCGCGGGCTACTCCGGCGGCGCGCTGGTCTACGACCCCTTGGTCAGCGCCGACACGAAAGCGACGATGCGCGCCGTGGACGCCTTCGGCGGCGATGTCACGCGAGAGTCCGACCACCTCAACGTGGACGGGTTCGACGGCCGCCCCGAAGTGCCGGGCGACGTTATCGACTGCGCGAACAGCGGGACGACCATGCGCCTCGTGACCGCGGCCGCCGCCCTCGCGGACGGCGGCACCGTCCTGACGGGCGATAGCTCCCTGCGCTCGCGGCCCCACGGACCACTGCTCCGGGCCGTCGAGGAATTGGGCGGGAGCGCCAGAAGCACCCGCGGGAACGGGCAGGCCCCCCTCGTCGTGGACGGACCCATCTCGGGCGGCACGGTTTCGATGCCCGGCGACGTGTCCTCGCAGTTCGTGACCGCCCTGCTGATGGCTGGCGCGGTGACCGAAGAGGGCGTCGAGGTCGAACTCGAAACCGAACTCAAGTCCGCGCCGTACGTCGATATCACGCTCGAACTGCTGGACGAGTTCGGTATCGAGGCTGGGAAGCGCCAAGTGGACGGCGGCGGCGTGTATCACGTCGAAGGCGGCCAGTTCTACGAACCGGCGGACGGCGAGTACCACGTCCCCGGCGACTTCTCGTCTATCTCGTACCTGCTCGCGGTGGGCGCGATTGCGGCCGAAGAGGACGGCGAGGTGCGCGTACGGGGCGCGTACCCGAGCGCACAGGGCGACTCGAAAATCGTCGGCATCCTCGGGCGGATGGGCGCGGACGTGGATTGGAACCGCGACGACGGCGTGGCGACGGTCGAGCGCTCGGCCCTCTCGGGCGTCGAGGTGGACGTGGGCGACACGCCCGACCTCCTGCCGACCATCGCGGCGCTCGGCGCGGTCGCCGAGGGCGAGACCCGCATCGTCAACTGCGAACACGTCCGGTATAAGGAGACCGACCGCGTGAGCGCGATGGCCGAGGAGTTGGAGAAGTTGGGCGTCGAGACCGAGGAGACCGAGGAGACGCTGACAATTCGGGGCGGCGAGTCGGAGTTGACCGGCGCGCAACTCGACGGCCGGGGCGACCACCGAATCGTGATGTCGCTGGCCGTCGCGGCGCTGGCGGCCGACGGCCCGACGACGATTTCGGGCGGCGAACACGTGGACGTATCATTCCCGGACTTTTTCGAGGTGCTGTACGACCTCGGCGCGACCGTGAACCGATGA
- a CDS encoding plastocyanin/azurin family copper-binding protein has protein sequence MAGLNATVLAQDGGGGEEVIILGGETAGWLGWRLPGEGSENAPSNPTLNLQAGTTYTLFWENVDGVGHNFAIQDANGNSLEVLEPLGVSSDVFQQINGTAPDQNVSLQISDGNVTGVGNETGGNATDDRQGTPSLVAETEIITGEGSVQGVRFETSEEMAQYICIVHPTTMVGEVSIQGGGGANSSG, from the coding sequence TTGGCAGGTCTGAACGCGACGGTCCTCGCACAGGACGGTGGCGGCGGCGAAGAGGTAATCATCCTCGGCGGGGAAACAGCGGGGTGGCTCGGCTGGCGACTGCCGGGCGAAGGGTCCGAGAACGCGCCGTCGAACCCGACGCTGAACCTGCAAGCCGGGACGACCTACACGCTGTTCTGGGAGAACGTTGACGGTGTGGGCCACAACTTCGCCATTCAGGACGCGAACGGCAACAGTCTCGAAGTCCTCGAACCGCTCGGCGTCTCGTCCGACGTGTTCCAGCAGATAAATGGGACCGCGCCCGACCAAAACGTCTCGCTCCAGATTTCGGACGGGAACGTCACCGGCGTCGGCAACGAGACCGGTGGAAACGCGACCGACGACCGACAGGGAACGCCGTCGCTCGTCGCCGAGACCGAGATTATCACGGGGGAAGGGAGCGTACAGGGCGTCCGCTTCGAGACCAGCGAGGAGATGGCCCAGTACATCTGTATCGTCCACCCGACCACGATGGTCGGCGAGGTGTCGATACAGGGTGGCGGCGGAGCCAACAGTTCCGGGTAG
- a CDS encoding M24 family metallopeptidase yields the protein MNPDLSPLADALADADVDGYLLDADSEESDQLYLSGFDAPDPFVTLYTPEETALLVSGLEYGRATEESRADAVARLSDYGFQEKVAEYGRTEGKQRVVAAFLADRGVESVAAPERFPLGTADGLREQGLSVEVLDGDVVEEIRATKTDEEVEHVHAAQQANEAAMAAAEELIDAATVKDGVLYHDGEALTSERVTEEIEVTLLRHGCALDETIVACGADAAGPHNRGSGPLEANETIVIDIFPRDKSTKYNGDMTRTFVKGEASDEVRRRYDITHEAFEVALDAIEPGVTGKEVHDAVCDVYEREGFDTLRSNPSAETGFIHTTGHGIGLDVHELPRVSPDGGELRPGHIVTIEPGLYDPEVGGIRIEDLVVVTKDGYENLTDYPIRLEL from the coding sequence ATGAACCCCGACCTGTCACCGCTCGCGGACGCGCTCGCAGACGCCGACGTAGACGGCTACCTCCTCGACGCCGACTCCGAGGAGTCCGACCAGTTGTACCTCTCAGGCTTCGACGCGCCTGACCCCTTCGTTACGCTCTACACGCCCGAGGAGACCGCCCTGCTCGTCTCGGGGTTGGAGTACGGCCGCGCGACCGAGGAGAGTCGCGCCGACGCCGTCGCCCGACTCTCGGACTACGGCTTTCAGGAGAAGGTCGCCGAGTACGGTCGCACCGAGGGCAAACAGCGCGTCGTGGCCGCGTTCTTGGCGGACCGCGGCGTCGAGTCGGTCGCCGCGCCCGAGCGGTTCCCGCTGGGCACCGCCGATGGCCTGCGCGAGCAGGGTCTCTCGGTCGAGGTGCTTGACGGGGACGTGGTGGAGGAAATCCGCGCGACGAAGACCGACGAGGAGGTCGAACACGTCCACGCCGCACAGCAAGCTAACGAGGCCGCGATGGCGGCCGCCGAGGAGTTGATCGACGCCGCCACCGTCAAGGACGGCGTCCTGTACCACGACGGCGAGGCGCTGACCAGCGAGCGCGTCACGGAGGAAATCGAGGTCACGCTCCTGCGGCACGGCTGTGCGCTGGACGAGACCATCGTCGCCTGCGGCGCGGACGCCGCGGGACCGCACAATCGCGGGAGCGGACCGCTCGAAGCCAACGAGACCATCGTCATCGACATCTTCCCGCGAGACAAGTCCACGAAATACAACGGCGATATGACTCGGACGTTCGTCAAAGGCGAGGCCAGCGACGAGGTTCGGCGGCGCTACGACATCACTCACGAGGCCTTCGAGGTCGCGCTCGACGCCATCGAACCCGGCGTGACTGGCAAGGAGGTCCACGACGCGGTCTGTGACGTGTACGAGCGAGAGGGGTTCGATACCCTCCGGAGCAACCCCTCCGCGGAGACCGGATTCATCCACACCACGGGTCATGGCATCGGTCTCGACGTTCACGAACTCCCGCGTGTGAGTCCGGACGGCGGCGAACTCCGGCCGGGCCACATCGTCACCATCGAACCCGGTCTCTACGACCCCGAGGTCGGCGGCATCCGCATCGAGGACCTCGTGGTCGTCACCAAAGACGGCTACGAGAATCTGACCGACTATCCGATTCGGCTGGAACTGTAG
- a CDS encoding GNAT family N-acetyltransferase: protein MSANAAESDAERPDFPNAPRNFTDEEGRVIRFRAAGDSAGEFGNESVSERDSLAAMYDAFDAPDRAQGIPPANPRRRAQWLDRLREGIEVVARHEGVAVGHAILLDGGPGHELALFVHPDYHGAGVGTALLRTLLGCGRSAGVERVWLSVERTNRPAVSLYRSAGFAPIDSGLGELEMARSLR, encoded by the coding sequence ATGAGCGCCAACGCCGCCGAATCCGACGCCGAGCGTCCGGACTTCCCGAACGCACCGCGGAACTTCACGGACGAGGAGGGCCGCGTAATTCGGTTCCGGGCCGCGGGCGACTCCGCGGGCGAATTTGGAAACGAGTCGGTCTCCGAGCGCGACTCACTCGCGGCGATGTACGACGCCTTCGACGCACCCGACCGCGCACAGGGCATCCCACCCGCGAATCCCCGTCGGCGCGCTCAGTGGCTCGACAGGCTCCGGGAGGGCATCGAGGTCGTTGCACGCCACGAGGGCGTCGCGGTCGGCCACGCCATCTTACTCGACGGCGGACCGGGTCACGAACTCGCGCTGTTCGTTCACCCCGACTACCACGGGGCGGGCGTCGGCACGGCGCTCCTCCGAACGCTCCTCGGTTGTGGCCGGTCGGCGGGCGTCGAGCGTGTCTGGCTGTCGGTCGAGCGGACGAATCGCCCGGCGGTCAGCCTCTACCGCTCGGCCGGGTTCGCCCCGATAGACAGCGGACTCGGCGAGTTGGAGATGGCGCGCTCGCTCCGGTAG
- a CDS encoding prephenate dehydrogenase/arogenate dehydrogenase family protein has translation MKFLVVGAGEMGRWFGGAIAAHAAETDAGDETDVAFADTDTEVARAAADAVGGRAVSLSTDERFDAVCIAVPMSAAESAIERHAPTAQRALVDVTGRMADPVAAMREAAPHRERVSLHPLFAASNAPGNVAVVIDESGPVTDRISEALAAAGNRLVETTPGEHDSAMETVQAGTHAAVLAFAAAAEDVPDGLTTPIFEDLSAVAEQVTGNSPSVYAEIQATFDGADRVAEAAACIADADDEEFERLYREASDAIRDASATTEKENR, from the coding sequence ATGAAGTTCCTCGTCGTCGGCGCGGGCGAGATGGGCCGGTGGTTCGGCGGAGCGATAGCGGCGCACGCCGCGGAGACCGACGCGGGCGACGAGACGGACGTAGCGTTCGCCGACACCGACACCGAAGTCGCAAGGGCGGCCGCCGACGCGGTCGGCGGCCGCGCGGTCTCGCTCTCGACCGACGAGCGATTCGACGCGGTCTGTATCGCGGTTCCGATGTCGGCCGCCGAGTCGGCTATCGAGCGCCACGCGCCGACGGCCCAGCGCGCGCTCGTGGACGTGACCGGTCGGATGGCCGACCCCGTGGCCGCGATGCGCGAGGCCGCGCCCCACCGCGAGCGCGTGAGTCTGCATCCGCTGTTCGCGGCGTCGAACGCGCCGGGCAACGTCGCGGTCGTCATCGACGAGTCCGGTCCCGTCACCGACCGAATTTCCGAGGCGCTCGCGGCCGCGGGCAACCGACTGGTGGAGACGACGCCCGGCGAACACGATTCGGCGATGGAGACGGTCCAAGCCGGGACCCACGCCGCGGTGCTGGCGTTCGCCGCCGCGGCCGAGGACGTTCCCGACGGCCTGACGACGCCGATTTTCGAGGACCTGAGCGCGGTCGCCGAGCAGGTCACCGGCAACTCGCCCTCGGTCTACGCCGAGATTCAGGCGACGTTCGACGGCGCGGACCGAGTCGCAGAGGCGGCCGCGTGCATTGCCGATGCCGACGACGAGGAGTTCGAGCGACTGTACCGCGAAGCGAGCGACGCGATTCGGGACGCGAGCGCGACCACGGAGAAAGAAAACAGATGA
- a CDS encoding small ribosomal subunit Rsm22 family protein, with product MNDELRQKVRENAKYLREVRPIDADEIAEYIESQPHPGVVRQILREEAPSLGLVERGDRTFEPVEEGPVSPTFHGVEAFPPEYGRALEDLLVERFGPDWHEGESGNRLRNVIARLKEDYFQNNPVEYDETAALGYALYHLPDNYAVVQYVVHELAEEGLLDRRLRVLDVGAGVGGPALGLADYLPEDAVVEYDAVEPSAAADVFEHLLADADRNFHAEVHRETAEEFDRPSDRPYDLVLFANVLNELDDPAAVVRRYLDFLADDGSVVALEPADRETSIGLRQVERAVADEARAATVFSPTLRLWPGEFPTDRGWSFDVKPDVAVPGFQRKLDEAAGASGEFVNVDVQFSYSILRPDGTRKVEFDLDTEHVAKMADMERHVTRRIDLVALKLSHSLSEGDRNPLFKIGDGSEIEDHFAVLTRETAMNADLETADYGDLLSFENVLVLWNDDNDAYNLVVDEDTVVDRIPV from the coding sequence ATGAACGACGAGTTACGACAGAAGGTCCGGGAGAACGCGAAGTACCTCCGGGAGGTCCGACCCATCGACGCCGACGAGATAGCCGAGTACATCGAGAGCCAACCGCACCCCGGCGTCGTCCGCCAGATTCTCCGCGAGGAAGCCCCCTCGCTCGGACTAGTCGAGCGCGGGGACCGCACCTTCGAACCGGTCGAGGAGGGTCCGGTCTCGCCCACGTTCCACGGCGTCGAGGCGTTTCCCCCCGAGTACGGGAGGGCGCTCGAAGACCTGCTGGTCGAGCGCTTCGGTCCCGACTGGCACGAGGGCGAGTCGGGCAACCGACTTCGGAACGTCATCGCGCGGCTCAAGGAGGATTATTTCCAGAATAACCCGGTCGAGTACGACGAGACCGCGGCGCTCGGGTACGCTCTCTACCACCTGCCGGACAACTACGCCGTGGTCCAGTACGTCGTCCACGAACTCGCCGAAGAGGGACTGTTGGACCGCCGACTCCGAGTTCTCGACGTGGGCGCTGGCGTCGGCGGTCCGGCGCTGGGACTCGCAGACTACCTGCCCGAGGACGCCGTGGTGGAGTACGACGCGGTCGAACCGAGCGCGGCCGCCGACGTGTTCGAACACCTGCTCGCGGACGCCGACCGGAATTTCCACGCCGAGGTGCATCGAGAGACCGCCGAAGAGTTCGACCGGCCTTCCGACCGCCCCTACGACCTCGTGCTGTTCGCCAACGTCCTGAACGAACTCGACGACCCCGCCGCGGTCGTCCGGCGCTATCTCGACTTTCTCGCCGACGACGGGTCTGTCGTGGCGCTCGAACCCGCCGACCGCGAAACCAGCATCGGACTCCGGCAGGTCGAACGCGCCGTCGCCGACGAGGCGCGCGCCGCGACGGTATTCTCGCCGACCCTTCGGCTCTGGCCCGGCGAGTTCCCCACCGACCGCGGGTGGTCGTTCGACGTGAAACCCGACGTGGCGGTGCCGGGGTTCCAGCGCAAACTGGACGAGGCCGCGGGCGCGTCGGGCGAGTTCGTCAACGTGGACGTGCAGTTTTCCTACTCGATTCTGCGCCCCGACGGCACCCGGAAGGTCGAGTTCGACCTCGACACCGAACACGTCGCCAAGATGGCCGACATGGAGCGCCACGTCACCCGGCGCATCGACCTCGTGGCGCTCAAACTCAGCCACTCGCTGTCAGAGGGCGACCGGAATCCGCTGTTCAAAATCGGCGACGGGAGTGAGATTGAGGACCACTTCGCGGTGCTGACCCGCGAGACGGCGATGAACGCCGACCTCGAAACGGCCGACTACGGCGACCTGCTCTCGTTCGAGAACGTGTTGGTGCTGTGGAACGACGACAACGACGCGTACAACCTCGTCGTGGACGAGGACACCGTCGTGGACCGGATTCCGGTCTGA
- a CDS encoding HalOD1 output domain-containing protein — MEKNTNDSSGVTEAPDRPGVYRATYDPDGSATLSDVVIEAIAEVADVDPTTTVIPIADRIDPDALDSLFADSEGKAQATFRVCGLEVLVRSDGRVRIVDEHVSDDD; from the coding sequence ATGGAAAAAAATACCAACGATAGCTCGGGGGTGACCGAAGCGCCTGACCGTCCCGGCGTCTACCGCGCGACGTACGACCCGGACGGTTCGGCGACGCTGAGCGATGTCGTCATCGAAGCGATAGCCGAAGTTGCGGACGTGGACCCGACGACGACTGTCATCCCCATCGCCGACAGAATAGACCCGGACGCACTCGACTCGCTGTTCGCCGACAGCGAGGGCAAGGCCCAAGCCACCTTCCGGGTTTGCGGTCTCGAAGTCCTCGTTCGGAGCGACGGCCGCGTTCGAATCGTAGACGAACACGTCTCAGACGACGACTAA
- a CDS encoding DUF3592 domain-containing protein, protein MTPYTQNMKISIMGKKPDALYGGALLLIVGIAVAGYGGYDYTQQSDAIEEATTVDATVTETSINRVAERRGRSGFEPKVTFEYEYEGKSYTSKNLYPAQLTTNYDERSEAESVLEEYTAGDTVTAYVNPNSPGKAFLKAKKTNGPLKIAAFGGVVGLMGCVYVVRGLRRS, encoded by the coding sequence ATGACGCCCTATACGCAAAATATGAAAATATCGATAATGGGAAAAAAACCCGACGCTCTCTACGGGGGAGCGTTGCTACTGATAGTTGGGATCGCCGTTGCTGGCTACGGTGGCTACGACTACACACAACAGTCCGACGCCATCGAGGAGGCGACCACGGTGGACGCCACGGTCACCGAGACGAGTATAAACCGCGTCGCTGAACGTCGCGGACGCTCGGGGTTCGAGCCGAAAGTTACCTTCGAGTACGAGTACGAAGGGAAATCCTACACGTCGAAGAATCTCTACCCCGCTCAACTCACCACGAACTACGACGAGCGGTCCGAAGCTGAATCGGTCTTGGAGGAGTACACGGCGGGCGACACCGTGACCGCGTACGTGAACCCGAACTCGCCGGGGAAGGCGTTCCTCAAGGCCAAGAAGACGAACGGGCCGCTGAAAATCGCCGCGTTCGGCGGGGTGGTGGGACTCATGGGCTGCGTGTACGTGGTCCGCGGTCTCAGGCGGTCGTAG